A genomic stretch from Pseudomonas mendocina includes:
- a CDS encoding FKBP-type peptidyl-prolyl cis-trans isomerase, with amino-acid sequence MSELNLSTDESRVSYGIGRQLGGQLRDNPPPGVNLNAILAGLTDAFNGQDSRVSEEELNASFKVIRDIMQAEAQAKAEAAAAAGVAFLAENAKRDGVTVLASGLQYEVLTTGEGAKPSREDSVRTHYHGTLIDGTVFDSSYNRGQPAEFPVAGVIAGWTEALQLMNAGSKWRLYVPSELAYGAQGVGSIPPHSVLVFDVELLDVL; translated from the coding sequence ATGTCCGAATTGAATCTCTCTACTGACGAAAGTCGCGTCAGCTACGGCATTGGTCGCCAGCTGGGTGGCCAACTGCGTGACAACCCGCCTCCAGGCGTTAACCTGAATGCCATCCTGGCGGGCTTGACTGATGCCTTCAACGGCCAAGACAGCCGCGTCAGTGAAGAAGAGCTGAATGCCAGCTTCAAAGTCATCCGTGACATCATGCAGGCTGAAGCGCAGGCTAAAGCTGAAGCTGCAGCCGCTGCCGGTGTGGCTTTCCTTGCGGAAAACGCTAAGCGTGACGGCGTAACCGTTCTGGCTTCTGGTCTGCAGTACGAAGTGCTGACAACGGGCGAAGGCGCTAAGCCAAGCCGCGAAGACAGCGTACGTACTCACTACCACGGCACGCTGATCGACGGTACTGTGTTCGACAGCTCCTACAACCGTGGCCAGCCAGCTGAATTCCCGGTTGCAGGCGTAATTGCCGGTTGGACTGAGGCGCTGCAGCTGATGAATGCGGGCAGCAAATGGCGTCTGTACGTGCCGAGCGAGCTGGCATACGGCGCGCAAGGCGTAGGCAGCATCCCGCCGCACAGCGTTCTGGTGTTTGACGTCGAGTTGCTCGACGTTCTGTAA
- the ribF gene encoding bifunctional riboflavin kinase/FAD synthetase has protein sequence MQLVRGLHNLKPESRGCVATIGNFDGVHRGHQAILARLRERSAELGVPSCVVIFEPQPREFFAPDAAPARLNRLRDKLTLLAAEGVDRVLCLAFNRRLRELSASEFVQQVLVDGLGIKHLEVGDDFRFGCDRAGDFAFLSEAGLREGFSVEAASTVELDSERVSSTRVREALSAGDFALAEHLLGRPFEITGRVLHGQKLGRQLNAPTANVQLKRKRVPLKGVYLVSCEIDGQTCPGVANIGVRPSVTGDGKAHLEVHLLDFAGDLYGRRLSVAFHRKLRDEQRFASLEDLKTAIAADIAAARAHWQGQPLK, from the coding sequence ATGCAGCTGGTTCGAGGTTTGCACAACCTGAAGCCCGAGAGTCGGGGTTGTGTCGCCACCATAGGTAATTTTGACGGCGTCCATCGTGGCCATCAGGCCATTTTGGCGCGTTTGCGTGAGCGTTCGGCAGAGCTAGGCGTACCGAGCTGCGTGGTTATTTTTGAGCCGCAGCCTAGGGAGTTCTTTGCTCCGGATGCTGCGCCTGCACGTTTAAATCGTCTGCGTGACAAGCTAACACTGCTGGCAGCGGAGGGCGTAGACCGTGTCTTGTGCTTGGCTTTCAACCGCCGCCTGCGCGAACTGAGTGCCAGTGAGTTTGTGCAGCAAGTGCTGGTGGACGGTCTTGGCATTAAGCACCTCGAAGTAGGGGATGACTTCCGCTTTGGCTGTGACCGTGCAGGAGATTTTGCCTTTCTGTCCGAGGCCGGTTTGCGTGAAGGCTTTAGCGTAGAAGCTGCCAGCACAGTCGAACTGGATTCTGAGCGAGTCAGCAGCACGCGAGTGCGTGAGGCTCTGAGTGCAGGCGATTTTGCCCTGGCTGAGCATTTGCTGGGCCGCCCATTCGAAATTACTGGCCGGGTGCTGCATGGGCAGAAGCTCGGCCGCCAGTTGAATGCGCCGACTGCCAACGTGCAACTCAAGCGCAAGCGCGTACCACTTAAAGGTGTGTATCTGGTCAGTTGTGAAATTGACGGCCAGACCTGCCCAGGAGTGGCCAACATCGGCGTTAGACCGAGCGTTACAGGTGATGGCAAAGCCCACCTGGAAGTGCATTTACTGGATTTTGCCGGCGATTTATATGGTCGGCGTTTGTCGGTGGCTTTCCACCGCAAGCTGCGAGATGAGCAGCGTTTCGCCTCCCTTGAGGACCTAAAGACGGCAATAGCCGCCGACATTGCCGCCGCCCGTGCCCATTGGCAGGGTCAACCGCTTAAGTGA
- the proB gene encoding glutamate 5-kinase, whose protein sequence is MRDKVTGARRWVVKIGSALLTADGRGLDRAAMAVWVKQMVALREQGVELVLVSSGAVAAGMSRLGWSSRPSAMHELQAAAAIGQMALVQAWESSFAEYGLRTAQILLTHDDLSDRKRYLNARSTLRTLVDLDVVPVINENDTVVTDEIRFGDNDTLAALVANLVEADLLVILTDRDGMYNADPRHNPDAELIFEARADDPALDAVAGGVGGALGRGGMQTKLRAARLAARSGAHTVIVGGAIEQVLARLKTGERLGTLLEPERSTLAARKQWLAGHLQTRGTLVLDEGAVKALSTGTKSLLPVGVRSVQGAFRRGEMVVCEAPDGREIARGLANYSAQEAKKILGKPSDAIAEQLGYVGEPELVHLDNMVLL, encoded by the coding sequence ATGCGTGACAAGGTAACCGGTGCTCGTCGCTGGGTAGTGAAAATCGGTAGTGCGCTGCTAACGGCTGATGGGCGTGGTCTTGATCGTGCTGCGATGGCGGTATGGGTCAAGCAGATGGTTGCTCTGCGTGAGCAGGGTGTCGAGTTGGTGCTGGTATCTTCCGGTGCGGTAGCGGCGGGGATGAGTCGTCTGGGTTGGAGCTCCCGGCCGAGTGCTATGCATGAGTTACAGGCTGCTGCTGCTATTGGTCAGATGGCCTTGGTGCAAGCGTGGGAGTCCAGCTTTGCTGAGTACGGCCTGCGCACTGCGCAGATTTTGCTGACCCATGATGATCTTTCTGATCGCAAGCGCTACCTGAATGCCCGTAGCACCCTGCGCACACTGGTTGACCTGGATGTGGTGCCGGTTATCAACGAAAACGATACCGTGGTCACGGATGAGATTCGCTTCGGTGATAACGATACCTTGGCGGCTTTGGTGGCTAATCTGGTTGAGGCTGACCTGTTGGTTATTCTGACCGACCGGGATGGCATGTATAACGCTGATCCTCGTCATAACCCCGATGCTGAGCTGATTTTCGAGGCGCGGGCGGATGATCCGGCTTTGGATGCGGTCGCGGGTGGTGTGGGTGGTGCGTTAGGCCGTGGCGGTATGCAGACTAAATTGCGAGCTGCTCGCCTGGCTGCGCGCTCAGGGGCGCATACGGTGATTGTTGGTGGGGCAATTGAGCAAGTGCTGGCTCGCCTGAAAACCGGTGAGCGTCTGGGTACTTTGCTTGAGCCTGAGCGTTCAACGCTGGCAGCGCGCAAGCAGTGGCTGGCGGGGCATTTGCAAACACGTGGCACGTTGGTTCTTGATGAGGGGGCGGTTAAGGCGCTGTCTACGGGTACCAAGAGCTTGTTGCCTGTTGGGGTGCGCTCTGTGCAGGGTGCTTTCCGCCGTGGTGAGATGGTCGTGTGCGAGGCTCCTGATGGTCGGGAAATTGCGCGCGGTCTGGCTAATTACAGTGCGCAGGAGGCGAAAAAGATCCTTGGTAAGCCTTCTGATGCCATAGCTGAGCAGTTGGGTTATGTGGGGGAGCCTGAGTTGGTGCACCTGGATAACATGGTTCTGCTTTGA
- the rpmA gene encoding 50S ribosomal protein L27, with translation MAHKKAGGSTRNGRDSESKRLGVKMYGGQAIKAGNIIVRQRGTQFHAGYGVGMGKDHTLFAKVEGVLKFEVKGEFNRRYVSVVTA, from the coding sequence ATGGCACACAAAAAAGCTGGCGGTAGTACCCGCAACGGTCGCGACTCAGAATCTAAACGCCTTGGCGTGAAGATGTATGGCGGCCAGGCTATCAAAGCAGGCAACATCATCGTGCGTCAGCGCGGCACTCAATTCCACGCTGGTTACGGCGTTGGCATGGGTAAAGATCACACTCTCTTCGCTAAAGTCGAAGGCGTGCTGAAGTTTGAAGTAAAGGGCGAGTTCAACCGCCGTTACGTAAGCGTCGTTACTGCTTAA
- the rplU gene encoding 50S ribosomal protein L21: MYAVIVTGGKQYKVTEGEFLKVEKLELATGEAVTFDRVLLVGNGDDVKIGAPVVEGAKVVAEVVAQGRHDKVTIIKFRRRKHHMKRQGHRQWYTEIKITGISA; encoded by the coding sequence ATGTACGCAGTAATTGTAACTGGTGGCAAGCAATACAAAGTCACCGAAGGCGAATTCCTCAAGGTTGAAAAGCTCGAGCTGGCCACTGGCGAAGCTGTGACTTTTGACCGTGTTCTGCTGGTAGGCAACGGCGACGACGTTAAAATCGGCGCTCCTGTTGTTGAAGGTGCCAAGGTTGTAGCTGAAGTTGTAGCTCAAGGCCGTCACGACAAAGTAACTATCATCAAGTTCCGTCGTCGTAAGCACCACATGAAGCGCCAGGGCCACCGTCAGTGGTACACCGAGATCAAAATCACCGGTATCTCGGCCTAA
- the rpsT gene encoding 30S ribosomal protein S20: protein MANTPSAKKRAKQAEKRRSHNASQRSMVRTYIKNVVKAIEAKDLEQAKTAYTLAVPVIDRMADKGIIHKNKAARHKSRLNGHIKALGEAAAA, encoded by the coding sequence GTGGCCAATACACCTTCTGCCAAAAAACGCGCCAAACAGGCTGAGAAGCGTCGTAGCCATAACGCCAGCCAGCGCTCCATGGTTCGTACCTACATCAAGAACGTTGTTAAGGCTATCGAAGCCAAAGATCTTGAGCAGGCTAAGACCGCTTACACCCTGGCTGTGCCGGTAATCGACCGTATGGCTGACAAAGGCATCATCCACAAGAACAAAGCCGCTCGTCATAAGAGCCGCCTGAATGGCCACATCAAGGCCCTGGGCGAAGCTGCTGCCGCTTAA
- the murJ gene encoding murein biosynthesis integral membrane protein MurJ: MNLLKSLAAVSSMTMLSRVLGFVRDTIIARIFGAGVASDAFVVAFKLPNLLRRIFAEGAFSQAFVPILAEYKTQQGDEAARTFLAYVTGLLTLVLALVTFVGVLAAPWIVWVSAPGFAENAERFELTTDLLRVTFPYILLISLSSLAGAVLNTWNRYSVPAFVPTLLNVSMIVFALFLTPYFDPPIMALGWAVLVGGLMQLLYQLPHLKKVGMLVLPRLNLKDTGVWRVMKQMGPAIFGVSVSQISLIINTIFASFLVAGSVSWMYYADRLMELPSGVLGVALGTILLPALSKTYSADNCDEYSKLLDWGLRLCFLLALPSAVALAVLAEPLTVSLFQYGKFTANDALMTQQALIAYSFGLLGIILVKILAPGFYAQQNIKTPVRIALFTLLATQVMNVLFVFVFPLAHAGLALAIGLAACMNAALLYWKLRQAEMFKPQAGWARFFGKVLVAVLFMAAVLVLCMQYMPAWAEGVMLWRLLRLAGLVVVGLLSYFGMLFLLGFRLRDFSRRAAY, translated from the coding sequence ATGAATTTGCTTAAGTCGCTGGCTGCTGTCAGTTCGATGACCATGCTTTCACGGGTGTTGGGCTTTGTGCGCGACACCATTATTGCTCGTATCTTTGGTGCGGGCGTGGCATCGGACGCCTTCGTTGTGGCCTTCAAACTACCGAATCTGTTGCGGCGGATTTTTGCTGAAGGCGCCTTTTCTCAGGCGTTTGTGCCCATTCTGGCCGAATATAAAACCCAGCAGGGTGATGAGGCCGCGCGGACGTTTCTAGCCTATGTCACTGGCTTGCTCACGTTGGTGCTGGCATTGGTCACATTCGTGGGTGTGCTGGCGGCGCCCTGGATTGTTTGGGTGTCGGCACCGGGTTTTGCCGAAAATGCTGAGCGCTTTGAGCTGACCACGGATCTGCTGCGGGTCACATTCCCTTATATTCTGCTGATCTCGCTGTCATCCCTAGCTGGTGCCGTGCTTAACACGTGGAACCGCTATAGCGTTCCTGCGTTCGTGCCGACATTGCTGAATGTCAGCATGATCGTTTTTGCGCTGTTCCTGACACCTTACTTTGATCCGCCAATCATGGCGTTGGGATGGGCGGTATTGGTGGGCGGTTTGATGCAATTGCTGTATCAGCTACCGCATTTGAAAAAGGTTGGCATGCTCGTCTTGCCTCGTCTGAATCTGAAGGATACGGGTGTCTGGCGGGTGATGAAGCAGATGGGGCCGGCGATTTTCGGCGTTTCCGTCAGTCAGATTTCTCTGATCATTAACACCATCTTCGCCTCATTTCTGGTGGCCGGATCGGTTTCATGGATGTATTACGCGGATCGCTTGATGGAGCTGCCTTCGGGGGTCTTGGGCGTGGCGCTAGGGACGATCCTGTTACCGGCTTTGTCCAAAACCTATTCCGCAGATAACTGTGACGAGTACAGCAAATTGCTCGATTGGGGCCTGCGTCTATGCTTTTTGCTGGCGTTGCCCAGTGCGGTGGCGTTGGCTGTGCTGGCCGAGCCGCTGACGGTTTCCTTGTTTCAGTACGGCAAGTTCACGGCTAATGATGCGTTAATGACGCAGCAGGCGTTGATCGCGTATTCCTTTGGCTTGCTCGGCATCATTTTGGTGAAAATTCTCGCGCCGGGTTTTTATGCGCAGCAAAACATCAAGACGCCCGTGCGTATTGCTCTGTTTACCCTGCTCGCCACTCAGGTGATGAACGTGCTCTTCGTTTTCGTCTTTCCGCTGGCGCATGCAGGGCTGGCGTTGGCTATAGGCTTGGCGGCGTGCATGAATGCCGCACTGCTGTATTGGAAGCTGCGCCAAGCTGAAATGTTCAAGCCTCAAGCTGGCTGGGCGCGATTTTTTGGCAAGGTGTTAGTGGCTGTGCTGTTTATGGCGGCTGTGTTGGTGCTGTGCATGCAGTACATGCCTGCTTGGGCAGAGGGCGTGATGTTATGGCGCCTGCTGCGTCTGGCTGGATTGGTCGTTGTCGGGTTGCTGAGTTATTTCGGAATGCTGTTCCTCCTGGGCTTCCGTTTACGTGATTTTTCCCGTCGTGCAGCCTATTGA
- a CDS encoding polyprenyl synthetase family protein — MQQAFYHVVADDFSAVDGIIRNQLVSRVPLVEKIGDYIISAGGKRLRPLLVLLAGRALNYQQDDLQLLAATIEFLHTSTLLHDDVVDKSDMRRGRSTANAQWGNAPSVLVGDFLYARSFEMMVTLGSMPVMQIISQATRVIAEGEVLQLSRVRDASTTEEIYMEVIRGKTAMLFEASTHSAAALANAPQEQREALRTFGDHLGIAFQLVDDLLDYRGDAAALGKNVGDDLAEGKPTLPLIYAMREGTAEQAALVRQAIQKGGIEDLERIREAVEVSGALDYTAQLARDYAERAIACLDALPESAHKDAMIELSRFAVARTH; from the coding sequence ATGCAACAGGCTTTCTACCATGTAGTGGCGGATGACTTCAGCGCCGTCGACGGCATCATTCGCAACCAACTGGTGTCGCGAGTACCCCTCGTCGAAAAGATTGGCGATTATATCATTTCAGCTGGCGGCAAGCGCCTGCGCCCGCTGCTGGTTTTGCTGGCAGGCCGCGCCCTGAATTATCAGCAGGATGATCTGCAACTGCTGGCCGCCACCATCGAGTTTCTCCACACCTCTACCCTACTGCACGACGACGTGGTGGATAAGTCCGACATGCGTCGCGGCCGCTCCACCGCCAACGCACAGTGGGGCAACGCTCCCAGTGTTCTGGTCGGTGATTTCCTCTATGCACGCTCCTTCGAGATGATGGTGACTCTTGGCTCCATGCCGGTCATGCAGATCATTTCCCAGGCTACTCGCGTGATTGCCGAGGGCGAAGTGCTGCAACTTTCACGCGTGCGCGACGCCAGCACCACAGAAGAAATCTACATGGAGGTCATTCGCGGCAAGACCGCCATGCTCTTTGAAGCATCGACCCACAGTGCCGCGGCCCTGGCTAACGCCCCTCAGGAGCAACGTGAAGCACTGCGTACGTTTGGTGATCACCTAGGGATTGCTTTCCAGTTGGTAGATGACCTGCTCGACTACCGCGGCGACGCTGCAGCACTGGGCAAAAACGTGGGTGACGATCTGGCTGAAGGTAAACCGACTCTGCCCCTGATCTACGCCATGCGCGAAGGCACGGCGGAACAGGCTGCACTGGTGCGCCAGGCCATCCAGAAAGGCGGTATCGAGGACCTTGAGCGCATCCGCGAAGCGGTCGAAGTCTCCGGCGCCCTGGATTACACCGCCCAGCTCGCCCGCGATTACGCCGAGCGCGCCATCGCTTGCCTTGACGCACTGCCTGAGAGCGCCCACAAGGACGCGATGATCGAGCTGAGCCGCTTCGCCGTAGCCCGCACCCACTGA
- the ileS gene encoding isoleucine--tRNA ligase, giving the protein MTDYKATLNLPDTQFPMKAGLPQREPQILQRWNDIGLYQKLRAQGEGRPKFVLHDGPPYANGSIHIGHAVNKILKDIITRSKTLAGYDAPYVPGWDCHGLPIEHKVETTFGKNQPSDLTRERCRTYAGEQIEGQKADFIRLGVLGDWDNPYKTMNFANEAGEIRALAEMVKKGFVFKGLKPVNWCFDCGSALAEAEVEYQDKKSDAIDVAFAVEDADKLATAFGLPSLPKPASIVIWTTTPWTIPANQALNVHPEFTYALVDTGERLLILAEELVESCLARYELQGEVIATAQGAALDLIRFRHPFYERFSPVYLAEYVELGSGTGVVHSAPAYGEDDFRTCKQYGMSNDDILNPVQSNGVYVADLPLFGGQFIWKANPAIVAKLEEVGALLKHDPIQHSYMHCWRHKTPLIYRATAQWFVGMDKQPNEGPTLRERALAAIDQTKFVPAWGQARLHSMIAGRPDWCISRQRNWGVPIPFFLNKATGELHPRTAELMEEVAKRVEQEGIEAWFKLDAAELLGDEAAQYDKISDTLDVWFDSGTTHWHVLRGSHPLGHTSGPRADLYLEGSDQHRGWFHSSLLTGSAIDGHAPYKELLTHGFVVDENGRKMSKSLGNVVAPQEVNDTLGADIMRLWVSSTDYSGEMAVSKVILQRSADSYRRIRNTARFLLSNLNGFDPAQHLVAAEDMLALDRWAVDRALLLQRELEEAYESYRFWNVYQKVHNFCVQELGGFYLDIIKDRQYTTQANSLARRSCQTALYHIAEALVRWIAPVLAFTADELWEYLPGERNESVMLNGWYQGLSELPADAELDRAFWDRVMAVKAAVNKELENQRAAKAIGGNLQAEVTVFAEDALIADLNKLGNELRFVLITSTATLAPLASAPADAVETEVSGLKLKVVKSSHAKCARCWHHREDVGVNPAHPEICGRCVDNIEGEGEVRHYA; this is encoded by the coding sequence ATGACCGATTACAAAGCCACGCTAAATCTGCCCGATACCCAGTTTCCGATGAAGGCCGGCCTGCCGCAACGCGAGCCGCAGATTCTGCAGCGTTGGAACGATATTGGCCTGTATCAGAAGCTGCGCGCGCAAGGCGAAGGCCGCCCGAAGTTCGTCCTGCACGACGGCCCGCCCTATGCCAACGGCAGCATTCACATCGGTCACGCGGTTAACAAAATCCTCAAGGATATCATCACCCGCTCTAAGACCCTGGCGGGCTACGATGCCCCCTATGTGCCGGGCTGGGACTGTCACGGCCTGCCGATTGAGCATAAGGTCGAGACCACTTTCGGTAAGAACCAGCCGTCTGACCTGACCCGCGAGCGCTGCCGCACCTATGCCGGTGAGCAGATCGAAGGGCAGAAGGCCGACTTCATCCGTCTGGGCGTGCTAGGTGATTGGGACAATCCGTACAAGACCATGAACTTCGCCAACGAAGCCGGGGAAATCCGCGCGCTGGCAGAAATGGTCAAAAAAGGCTTCGTGTTTAAAGGTCTCAAGCCGGTCAACTGGTGTTTTGACTGCGGCTCTGCACTGGCTGAAGCAGAGGTGGAATATCAGGACAAGAAGTCCGATGCCATTGACGTTGCCTTCGCTGTTGAAGACGCCGACAAGTTGGCCACTGCTTTTGGCCTACCCAGCCTGCCGAAGCCTGCCTCCATCGTGATCTGGACCACTACACCGTGGACCATTCCGGCCAACCAGGCACTCAACGTACACCCGGAATTCACCTACGCGCTGGTTGATACCGGCGAGCGCCTGCTGATCCTGGCGGAAGAGCTGGTTGAAAGCTGCTTGGCTCGCTACGAGCTGCAAGGCGAAGTGATCGCCACCGCTCAGGGTGCGGCGCTGGATCTGATTCGCTTCCGTCATCCATTCTATGAGCGCTTCTCGCCGGTCTATCTGGCTGAGTACGTTGAACTGGGCTCCGGTACCGGTGTTGTTCACTCCGCGCCTGCTTACGGTGAGGATGACTTCCGTACCTGCAAACAGTACGGCATGAGCAACGACGACATTCTCAACCCCGTGCAGAGCAACGGTGTGTATGTTGCTGATCTGCCGTTGTTCGGCGGCCAGTTTATCTGGAAGGCTAACCCGGCCATCGTCGCCAAGCTGGAAGAAGTGGGCGCGCTGCTCAAGCACGATCCTATCCAGCACAGCTACATGCACTGCTGGCGCCACAAAACGCCGCTGATCTACCGCGCGACTGCGCAGTGGTTCGTGGGCATGGACAAGCAACCGAACGAAGGTCCGACCCTGCGTGAGCGTGCGCTGGCAGCCATTGATCAGACCAAATTCGTACCGGCCTGGGGTCAGGCGCGTCTGCACAGCATGATCGCTGGTCGTCCTGACTGGTGTATCTCCCGCCAGCGTAACTGGGGCGTACCGATTCCGTTCTTCCTCAATAAAGCCACTGGCGAGCTGCACCCGCGCACTGCTGAGCTGATGGAAGAAGTGGCTAAGCGTGTTGAGCAGGAAGGCATCGAAGCCTGGTTCAAACTGGACGCTGCCGAGCTGCTGGGCGATGAAGCGGCTCAGTACGACAAAATCAGCGACACCTTGGACGTCTGGTTCGACTCCGGTACCACCCACTGGCACGTGCTGCGTGGCTCCCATCCGCTGGGTCACACCAGCGGCCCGCGTGCCGACCTGTACCTGGAAGGCAGCGACCAGCACCGCGGCTGGTTCCACTCATCCCTGCTGACTGGCAGTGCCATCGACGGCCATGCTCCGTACAAAGAGCTGCTGACCCATGGTTTTGTGGTTGATGAGAACGGCCGCAAAATGTCCAAATCCCTGGGCAACGTGGTTGCACCGCAGGAAGTGAACGATACCTTGGGTGCTGACATCATGCGCCTGTGGGTATCGTCCACCGACTACTCCGGTGAAATGGCGGTGTCCAAAGTCATCCTGCAACGCAGCGCTGACTCCTATCGCCGTATCCGTAACACCGCGCGCTTCCTGCTCTCCAACCTGAATGGCTTTGACCCGGCGCAGCACCTAGTCGCGGCCGAAGACATGCTGGCGCTGGACCGTTGGGCAGTGGACCGTGCGCTGCTGCTGCAACGTGAGCTCGAAGAGGCTTACGAAAGCTACCGTTTCTGGAACGTCTACCAGAAAGTTCATAACTTCTGCGTGCAGGAGCTGGGCGGTTTCTACCTCGACATTATCAAAGACCGTCAGTACACCACTCAGGCCAACAGCCTGGCCCGTCGCTCCTGCCAGACGGCGCTGTACCACATCGCTGAAGCGCTGGTGCGCTGGATCGCTCCGGTACTGGCCTTCACCGCGGACGAACTGTGGGAATACCTGCCGGGTGAGCGTAACGAGTCGGTCATGCTCAACGGCTGGTATCAAGGCCTGAGCGAGCTGCCTGCTGATGCTGAACTGGATCGCGCCTTCTGGGATCGCGTCATGGCTGTTAAAGCAGCGGTCAACAAAGAACTGGAAAACCAGCGTGCAGCCAAAGCCATCGGTGGCAACCTGCAAGCTGAAGTGACCGTGTTCGCTGAAGATGCGCTGATCGCTGACCTGAATAAACTGGGCAACGAACTGCGTTTTGTGCTGATCACTTCCACTGCAACACTGGCACCGCTGGCGTCTGCACCTGCTGATGCGGTGGAAACTGAAGTGTCCGGCCTGAAGCTCAAAGTAGTGAAATCCAGCCACGCCAAGTGCGCCCGCTGCTGGCACCACCGTGAAGACGTCGGCGTGAACCCGGCGCACCCGGAAATCTGCGGTCGCTGTGTGGACAACATCGAAGGTGAAGGAGAGGTTCGCCACTATGCCTAA
- the cgtA gene encoding Obg family GTPase CgtA has product MKFVDEVSIYVKAGDGGNGMMSFRREKFIEKGGPNGGDGGDGGSVYIEADENLNTLVDYRYTRRFNAQNGEKGGSTDCTGRKGDDLILPVPVGTTVIDSATQEVIGDLTKPGQRLMVAQGGWHGLGNTRFKSSTNRAPRQTTPGKPGEARDLKLELKVLADVGLLGLPNAGKSTFIRAVSAAKPKVADYPFTTLVPNLGVVSVDRYKSFVVADIPGLIEGASDGAGLGIRFLKHLSRTRLLLHLVDMAPLDLTDPAEAAATIIEELGRFSPALTERERWLVLNKADQLPEDEQQARIDEIVARIEWKGPVYVVSALARQGTEQLCYDIMDFLEARAERIQEDPEYAAQLSELDERIESEARAQLQALDDKRELRRTGVKAVGDVDEDDDFWDEDEDDGPEIIYVRD; this is encoded by the coding sequence ATGAAATTTGTCGATGAAGTGTCGATTTACGTAAAGGCCGGAGACGGCGGTAACGGCATGATGAGCTTCCGTCGTGAGAAGTTCATTGAAAAAGGTGGCCCTAACGGTGGTGATGGTGGTGATGGTGGCTCGGTGTATATCGAGGCTGACGAGAACCTGAACACGTTGGTGGACTATCGCTATACCCGCCGCTTCAATGCGCAGAATGGCGAAAAGGGTGGTAGTACGGATTGTACTGGCCGCAAAGGTGATGATCTGATTCTGCCGGTTCCGGTAGGAACTACGGTCATTGATAGTGCAACCCAGGAAGTGATTGGTGATTTGACTAAGCCGGGCCAGCGTTTGATGGTGGCTCAGGGTGGTTGGCACGGTCTGGGTAATACCCGCTTCAAGTCCAGTACCAACCGTGCGCCGCGCCAGACCACGCCGGGTAAACCGGGTGAGGCGCGTGACCTTAAGCTCGAGCTGAAGGTGTTGGCAGATGTGGGCTTGCTGGGTTTGCCTAATGCCGGTAAGAGTACCTTCATTCGTGCTGTATCGGCGGCCAAGCCGAAGGTAGCTGATTACCCGTTCACTACGCTGGTGCCGAACTTGGGCGTCGTCAGTGTGGATCGCTACAAGAGCTTCGTGGTCGCGGATATTCCGGGGCTGATTGAGGGGGCGTCGGATGGCGCGGGCTTGGGTATTCGTTTCCTTAAGCACCTGTCGCGTACCCGTCTGTTGCTGCACCTTGTGGACATGGCGCCACTGGATTTGACTGATCCGGCTGAGGCAGCTGCCACTATTATCGAGGAGTTGGGACGCTTTAGCCCGGCGTTGACCGAGCGTGAGCGCTGGTTGGTGCTGAACAAGGCGGATCAGTTACCTGAAGATGAGCAGCAGGCGCGGATTGATGAGATCGTTGCCCGTATTGAGTGGAAGGGCCCGGTTTATGTAGTGTCTGCATTGGCGCGTCAGGGGACTGAGCAGCTGTGTTATGACATCATGGATTTCCTTGAGGCGCGCGCTGAGCGTATTCAGGAAGATCCGGAGTATGCTGCGCAACTGTCTGAGTTGGATGAGCGTATCGAGTCTGAGGCGCGTGCCCAGCTGCAGGCCCTGGATGATAAGCGTGAGCTACGCCGTACAGGTGTTAAGGCTGTCGGTGATGTCGACGAGGATGATGACTTCTGGGATGAAGATGAAGACGATGGCCCGGAAATCATTTACGTCCGGGATTAA
- a CDS encoding CreA family protein, whose translation MRLIKGLLAGLVALPLVAAAEEIGEVSTVFKFVGPNDKIVVEAFDDPKVEGVTCYLSRAKTGGVKGGLGLAEDRAEASIACRQVGPISFAGELKEGEEVFRERTSLVFKTMQVVRFFDRKRNTLVYLVYSDRVIDGSPQNAVTAIPILPWPKQ comes from the coding sequence ATGAGGTTGATTAAAGGATTGCTCGCAGGGTTGGTGGCGCTTCCGTTGGTGGCAGCTGCTGAAGAGATTGGCGAAGTATCGACTGTCTTCAAGTTTGTTGGGCCTAACGACAAGATTGTGGTCGAGGCTTTTGATGATCCTAAGGTCGAGGGTGTTACTTGCTACCTTTCTCGGGCTAAGACGGGTGGTGTGAAGGGTGGGTTGGGTCTGGCGGAAGATCGCGCAGAGGCCTCCATTGCCTGTCGCCAAGTGGGGCCGATCAGTTTTGCTGGTGAGTTGAAAGAAGGGGAGGAGGTCTTCCGTGAGCGGACGTCGCTGGTGTTTAAAACCATGCAGGTAGTTCGCTTCTTTGACCGTAAGCGTAATACGCTGGTGTACCTGGTCTACAGTGATCGGGTCATTGATGGCAGTCCGCAGAATGCGGTGACGGCCATCCCAATCCTGCCTTGGCCTAAGCAGTAA